Proteins co-encoded in one Desulfitobacterium hafniense DCB-2 genomic window:
- a CDS encoding DUF4180 domain-containing protein, which yields MSLNHVILGLLNREPLTGYEMKKIIQNTPFMYWSGNNNQIYKAFVELLDEGFVTKEVQHQDGSPSKNIYTITGDGQQEFKSWLLSVTDVPVFKKQVLIKLALANQLKRGDLETMLASYADRVKMQALLSERELDKCYFAEQELSGRSLFIDLIRENILSFYAGELEWVQKVKECIAGLADERNVATEAVIQKENNEVEPAMNCQVMESRGKRYLYLTSSGSLIQREQDAIDIISLCAEHGTNAVVLDGNTLSDDFVKLRTGLAGAVLQKFVNYNIKAAVAIKGGQNFPVRFQEMASEHSSGNTFRIFTNLEDAVSWLLAQRRKSK from the coding sequence ATGTCATTAAACCATGTGATTCTGGGGCTTCTAAACCGGGAGCCATTAACGGGATACGAAATGAAAAAAATAATTCAGAATACACCTTTTATGTATTGGTCTGGAAACAATAACCAGATATACAAAGCATTCGTTGAATTATTGGATGAAGGCTTTGTTACAAAAGAGGTGCAACATCAAGACGGCTCACCGTCAAAAAACATCTACACGATCACCGGCGATGGCCAGCAAGAGTTTAAGAGCTGGCTGCTTTCTGTAACCGATGTGCCGGTTTTTAAAAAGCAAGTATTGATTAAACTTGCTTTGGCTAATCAATTAAAACGTGGTGATTTGGAAACCATGCTGGCATCCTATGCCGATCGGGTTAAGATGCAAGCTCTTTTATCTGAAAGAGAACTCGATAAATGCTATTTTGCTGAACAAGAGCTTTCCGGCCGATCTTTGTTCATTGATTTGATACGAGAAAACATCCTGTCCTTTTATGCCGGCGAACTTGAATGGGTTCAAAAGGTAAAAGAATGTATTGCAGGGCTAGCGGATGAGAGAAACGTTGCGACGGAAGCTGTCATACAAAAAGAAAACAATGAGGTGGAACCAGCAATGAACTGCCAAGTTATGGAAAGTCGAGGAAAAAGATATCTCTATCTCACAAGCAGCGGTTCATTAATTCAGCGGGAACAAGATGCCATTGACATCATTTCCCTTTGCGCTGAACATGGCACGAATGCAGTGGTTCTGGATGGCAATACCCTTTCGGATGATTTCGTAAAGTTAAGGACAGGACTTGCCGGTGCCGTGCTCCAGAAGTTTGTCAACTATAATATCAAAGCGGCTGTGGCCATAAAAGGAGGGCAGAACTTTCCTGTGCGTTTTCAGGAAATGGCTTCCGAGCATAGTTCCGGAAACACATTTCGCATATTTACCAATTTGGAAGATGCCGTAAGCTGGCTATTAGCACAGAGGAGAAAATCAAAATGA
- a CDS encoding helix-turn-helix domain-containing protein — protein sequence MTLGEKIYELRTKNAMSQGDLANTLEVSRQSVSKWENNTSVPELDKLVKMSEVFSISLDELIRGEKTEKMQRETQSPDISAPPNGLPPRKIVGLFILGFGLIVFLFLSFLGDLLSALFLSSPLFVCALICLTVNKHTVLWCGWALYGLIYAYLRYATGIRLWWIFQGWLYRGGLEIHAAIAWLQVLGLVALIISTGRLFYKSRKNSPD from the coding sequence ATGACCCTGGGAGAAAAAATATATGAGCTCAGGACAAAGAATGCTATGTCTCAGGGGGACTTGGCCAATACCTTGGAAGTATCGCGTCAATCCGTTTCCAAATGGGAAAACAATACCTCGGTTCCCGAACTGGACAAATTAGTGAAAATGAGCGAAGTATTCAGCATTTCCCTTGACGAATTGATCCGGGGCGAAAAAACGGAAAAAATGCAGCGCGAAACCCAATCCCCCGATATAAGCGCTCCTCCAAACGGCTTGCCTCCACGAAAAATTGTCGGTCTTTTTATTCTGGGCTTTGGCCTCATCGTATTCCTGTTCCTGTCATTTCTGGGCGATCTGCTGTCCGCGCTTTTCCTAAGTTCACCGCTGTTCGTATGTGCGCTAATTTGCCTGACGGTCAATAAGCATACCGTTCTATGGTGTGGTTGGGCACTGTATGGTTTGATTTATGCGTATCTGCGATATGCCACGGGTATCCGCCTATGGTGGATATTTCAGGGATGGCTGTATCGCGGCGGATTGGAGATACATGCTGCAATTGCCTGGTTACAGGTACTGGGACTCGTGGCATTAATAATAAGCACAGGTCGGTTATTTTATAAAAGCCGAAAAAATTCACCGGATTGA